From a single Brassica rapa cultivar Chiifu-401-42 chromosome A01, CAAS_Brap_v3.01, whole genome shotgun sequence genomic region:
- the LOC103849713 gene encoding alpha-aminoadipic semialdehyde synthase isoform X2, whose amino-acid sequence MNLNECDEEKKKKLGNGVVGILAETVNKWERRTPLTPSHCARLLHGGKDRTGVSRIVVQPSAKRIHHDALYEDVGCEVSDDLSDCGLILGIKQPELEMILPERAYAFFSHTHKAQKENMPLLDKILSERVTLYDYELIVGDHGKRLLAFGQYAGRAGLVDFLHGLGQRYLSLGYSTPFLSLGSSYMYSSLAAAKAAVISVGEEIASQGLPLGICPLVFVFTGTGNVSLGAQEIFKLLPHTFVEPSKLPELFVKDKGVSQNGKSTKRVHHVYGCIITSQDIVEHQDPSKPFDKADYYVHPEHYNPVFHEKIAPYTSVLVNCMYWEKRFPRLLSTKQLQDLTAKGCPLVGICDITCDIGGSIEFVNRATLIDSPFFRFNPTNNSYYQDMDGDGLLCMAVDILPTEFAKEASQHFGDILSEFVGSLASMTEVSDLPAHLKRACISYRGELTSLYEYIPRMRKSDPEEAQDNISNGASNQRTYNILVSLSGHLFDKFLINEALDMIEAAGGSFHLAKCELGQSADAESYSELEVGADDRKVLDQIIDSLTRLANPDDEEDYIISPRKETNKISLKIGKVQQENEEKPEEMTKRSAVLILGAGRVCRPAAEFLASVRNISSQQWYKTYLGGEQRDVHVIVASLYLKDAKETVEGMPEVEAVQLDVSDNESLLKYVSQVDVVLSLLPASCHASVAKTCIELKKHLITASYVDDETSMLHEKAKHAGITILGEMGLDPGIDHMMAMKMINEAHIRKGKVKSFTSYCGGLPSPAAANNPLAYKFSWNPAGAIRAGRNPAKYKSNGDIIHVDGEDLYDSATRFRVPNLPAFALECLPNRNSLVYGEHYGIESEASTIFRGTLRYEGFSMIMSTLSKLGFFDNEANQLLSSGKSITFGALLSNVLVKDAEALDGEEEISKRIIKLGHSKESADKAAKTIVFLGYHEEREIPSLCKSVFDATCYLMEEKLAYSGNEQDMVLLHHEVEVEFPESKRTEKHSATLLEFGEIKNGQMTTAMAKTVGIPAAIGALLLIEDKIKTRGVLRPLEPEVYLPALDILQAYGIKLMEKTE is encoded by the exons ATGAATTTAAATGAATGtgatgaggagaagaagaagaagctaggGAATGGAGTTGTGGGGATTCTAGCTGAAACCGTAAACAAATGGGAGAGAAGAACGCCACTAACACCATCTCATTGCGCTCGCCTTTTACACGGTGGCAAAGACAGAACAGGCGTTTCACGCATTGTTGTTCAGCCATCTGCTAAGCGTATCCATCACGATGCCTTGTACGAAGACGTCGGTTGTGAAGTCTCTGATGATTTGTCTGACTGTGGACTTATACTCGGAATCAAACAACCTGAG CTAGAAATGATTCTTCCGGAGAGAGCATATGCTTTCTTTTCACACACTCACAAGGCACAGAAAGAAAACATGCCTTTGTTGGATAAA ATTCTATCTGAGAGAGTGACGTTGTATGATTACGAGCTCATTGTTGGAGATCATGGGAAAAGACTTTTAGCATTTGGTCAATATGCAGGAAGAGCTGGTCTTGTTGACTTCTTACATGGACTAGGACAGA GATATCTAAGTTTAGGATACTCAACGCCTTTCCTCTCGCTTGGCTCATCCTATATGTATTCATCATTGGCTGCAGCAAAAGCTGCTGTGATCTCTGTTGGTGAAGAGATTGCTAGCCAGGGATTGCCTTTAGGAATCTGCCCTCTTGTGTTTGTTTTCACCGGGACAGGAAACG ttTCTCTTGGGGCGCAAGAGATTTTCAAGCTTCTTCCTCATACTTTTGTTGAACCGAGCAAGCTTCCTGAACTGTTTGTAAAA GACAAAGGTGTTAGTCAAAATGGAAAATCAACAAAGCGAGTCCATCATGTATATGGTTGTATCATTACAAGCCAAGACATTGTTGAACACCAAGATCCATCAAAGCCGTTTGACAAA GCTGATTATTATGTACATCCGGAACACTACAATCCAGTCTTCCATGAAAAGATCGCCCCTTATACATCAGTTCTTG TGAACTGTATGTACTGGGAGAAGAGGTTTCCTCGTCTTCTGAGCACTAAACAGCTTCAAGATTTAACAGCAAAGGGATGTCCACTAGTGGGAATATGTGATATAACTTGTGATATAGGTGGCTCCATTGAGTTTGTTAACCGAGCTACTTTAATAGACTCTCCTTTCTTTAG GTTTAATCCCACGAACAATtcatactatcaagacatggatgGTGATGGTTTACTATGCATGGCCGTCGACATTCTACCAACAGAATTTGCAAAAGAG GCATCccagcattttggagatattctTTCAGAGTTTGTTGGTAGTTTGGCGTCCATGACTGAAGTTTCTGATCTACCGGCACATCTGAAGAGGGCTTGCATAAGCTATAGAGGAGAGTTGACATCTTTGTATGAGTATATTCCACGTATGAGGAAGTCTGATCCAGA AGAGGCACAAGATAACATCTCCAACGGAGCTTCCAACCAGAGAACATACAACATATTG GTATCTCTAAGTGGACACCTGTTTGATAAGTTTCTGATAAACGAAGCTCTCGATATGATCGAAGCAGCTGGTGGATCATTTCATTTGGCCAAATGTGAACTAGGCCAGAGCGCAGATGCTGAGTCATACTCAGAACTTGAA GTTGGTGCGGATGATAGGAAAGTATTGGATCAAATAATTGATTCATTAACTCGATTAGCTAATccagatgatgaagaagattaTATAATATCTCCAcgtaaagaaacaaataaaatttcacTGAAGATTGGTAAAGTCCAGCAAGAAAACGAAGAGAAGCCTGAAGAAATGACAAAGAGATCAGCGGTTTTGATTCTTGGCGCTGGACGTGTGTGTCGTCCAGCTGCTGAGTTCCTAGCTTCAGTTAGAAACATTTCGTCACAGCAATGGTACAAAACTTATTTAGGAGGAGAACAAAGAGATGTTCATGTGATTGTTGCATCTCTTTATCTTAAGGATGCCAAAGAG ACGGTTGAAGGTATGCCAGAAGTGGAAGCAGTTCAGTTAGATGTGTCAGATAATGAAAGCCTCCTTAAGTATGTCTCTCAG GTTGATGTTGTTCTAAGTTTATTACCGGCAAGTTGTCATGCTTCTGTAGCAAAGACATGCATTGAG CTGAAGAAGCATCTTATCACTGCTAGCTATGTTGATGATGAAACGTCCATGTTACATGAGAAAGCTAAGCATGCTGGGATTACTATTCTTGGCGAAATGGGACTGGACCCTGGAATCG ATCACATGATGGCAATGAAAATGATCAACGAGGCACATATCAGAAAAGGTAAAGTAAAGTCTTTCACCTCTTACTGTGGTGGTCTTCCCTCTCCTGCTGCAGCAAACAATCCATTAGCATATAAATTTAG CTGGAATCCTGCTGGAGCCATTAGAGCTGGCCGCAACCCTGCCAAATACAAAAGCAACGGCGACATAATACATGTTGATG GGGAGGATCTGTATGATTCAGCCACAAGATTCAGAGTACCTAACCTTCCAGCTTTTGCATTGGAGTGTCTCCCAAACCGGAACTCCTTGGTTTACGGGGAACATTATGGCATTGAGAGTGAAGCATCAACTATATTTCGTGGAACTCTCAGATACGAAG GGTTTAGTATGATCATGTCAACACTTTCGAAACTCGGTTTCTTTGACAATGAAGCAAATCAACTACTTTCCAGTGGAAAGAGTATTACATTTGGTGCTCTGTTAAGTAATGTTCTAGTGAAGGATGCAGAGGCTCTAGACggagaagaagagatcagcAAGAGGATTATCAAGCTTGGACATTCTAAGGAGAGTGCAGACAAAGCTGCCAAAACAATTGT ATTCTTGGGGTATCACGAAGAGAGGGAGATTCCTTCATTGTGTAAAAGTGTGTTTGATGCAACTTGCTACCTAATGGAAGAGAAGCTAGCCTATTCCGGAAATGAGCAG GATATGGTGCTTCTGCATCACGAAGTAGAAGTGGAGTTCCCTGAAAGCAAACGCACGGAGAAGCACAGTGCAACTCTCTTGGAGTTTGGGGAGATCAAGAACGGGCAAATGACGACTGCTATGGCCAAGACCGTTGGGATCCCTGCAGCTATTGGAGCTCtg TTGTTAATTGAAGACAAGATCAAGACAAGAGGAGTCTTAAGACCTCTCGAACCTGAGGTTTATTTGCCAG CTTTGGATATATTGCAAGCTTATGGTATAAAACTGATGGAGAAGACAGaatga
- the LOC103849979 gene encoding uncharacterized protein LOC103849979 — MDKKVDGAKSSNVAQTGAAGTGSGNMVAPGTGGVVQIPRDAFEANTKAYFDGLHAKDKATNK, encoded by the coding sequence atggaCAAAAAAGTTGATGGTGCTAAATCTAGCAATGTAGCACAAACCGGTGCAGCTGGAACTGGTTCAGGGAATATGGTGGCACCTGGTACTGGAGGTGTAGTTCAGATACCTCGGGATGCTTTTGAAGCAAACACTAAGGCGTATTTTGACGGCCTTCATGCCAAGGACAAGGCAACTAATAAGTGA
- the LOC103849987 gene encoding uncharacterized protein LOC103849987 has protein sequence MDKKNDSAKSGNAAQTGGTGSGSGNMVAPGTGGAVQIPRDAFEANTKAYFDNLHANDKATN, from the coding sequence atggaCAAGAAAAATGATAGTGCAAAGTCTGGTAATGCAGCACAAACTGGTGGCACTGGATCTGGTTCGGGGAACATGGTGGCGCCGGGGACTGGAGGTGCAGTTCAGATACCTCGAGATGCTTTTGAGGCTAACACTAAGGCTTATTTTGACAACCTTCATGCCAATGACAAGGCAACTAACTGA
- the LOC103849713 gene encoding alpha-aminoadipic semialdehyde synthase isoform X1 encodes MNLNECDEEKKKKLGNGVVGILAETVNKWERRTPLTPSHCARLLHGGKDRTGVSRIVVQPSAKRIHHDALYEDVGCEVSDDLSDCGLILGIKQPELEMILPERAYAFFSHTHKAQKENMPLLDKILSERVTLYDYELIVGDHGKRLLAFGQYAGRAGLVDFLHGLGQRYLSLGYSTPFLSLGSSYMYSSLAAAKAAVISVGEEIASQGLPLGICPLVFVFTGTGNVSLGAQEIFKLLPHTFVEPSKLPELFVKDKGVSQNGKSTKRVHHVYGCIITSQDIVEHQDPSKPFDKADYYVHPEHYNPVFHEKIAPYTSVLVNCMYWEKRFPRLLSTKQLQDLTAKGCPLVGICDITCDIGGSIEFVNRATLIDSPFFRFNPTNNSYYQDMDGDGLLCMAVDILPTEFAKEASQHFGDILSEFVGSLASMTEVSDLPAHLKRACISYRGELTSLYEYIPRMRKSDPDREAQDNISNGASNQRTYNILVSLSGHLFDKFLINEALDMIEAAGGSFHLAKCELGQSADAESYSELEVGADDRKVLDQIIDSLTRLANPDDEEDYIISPRKETNKISLKIGKVQQENEEKPEEMTKRSAVLILGAGRVCRPAAEFLASVRNISSQQWYKTYLGGEQRDVHVIVASLYLKDAKETVEGMPEVEAVQLDVSDNESLLKYVSQVDVVLSLLPASCHASVAKTCIELKKHLITASYVDDETSMLHEKAKHAGITILGEMGLDPGIDHMMAMKMINEAHIRKGKVKSFTSYCGGLPSPAAANNPLAYKFSWNPAGAIRAGRNPAKYKSNGDIIHVDGEDLYDSATRFRVPNLPAFALECLPNRNSLVYGEHYGIESEASTIFRGTLRYEGFSMIMSTLSKLGFFDNEANQLLSSGKSITFGALLSNVLVKDAEALDGEEEISKRIIKLGHSKESADKAAKTIVFLGYHEEREIPSLCKSVFDATCYLMEEKLAYSGNEQDMVLLHHEVEVEFPESKRTEKHSATLLEFGEIKNGQMTTAMAKTVGIPAAIGALLLIEDKIKTRGVLRPLEPEVYLPALDILQAYGIKLMEKTE; translated from the exons ATGAATTTAAATGAATGtgatgaggagaagaagaagaagctaggGAATGGAGTTGTGGGGATTCTAGCTGAAACCGTAAACAAATGGGAGAGAAGAACGCCACTAACACCATCTCATTGCGCTCGCCTTTTACACGGTGGCAAAGACAGAACAGGCGTTTCACGCATTGTTGTTCAGCCATCTGCTAAGCGTATCCATCACGATGCCTTGTACGAAGACGTCGGTTGTGAAGTCTCTGATGATTTGTCTGACTGTGGACTTATACTCGGAATCAAACAACCTGAG CTAGAAATGATTCTTCCGGAGAGAGCATATGCTTTCTTTTCACACACTCACAAGGCACAGAAAGAAAACATGCCTTTGTTGGATAAA ATTCTATCTGAGAGAGTGACGTTGTATGATTACGAGCTCATTGTTGGAGATCATGGGAAAAGACTTTTAGCATTTGGTCAATATGCAGGAAGAGCTGGTCTTGTTGACTTCTTACATGGACTAGGACAGA GATATCTAAGTTTAGGATACTCAACGCCTTTCCTCTCGCTTGGCTCATCCTATATGTATTCATCATTGGCTGCAGCAAAAGCTGCTGTGATCTCTGTTGGTGAAGAGATTGCTAGCCAGGGATTGCCTTTAGGAATCTGCCCTCTTGTGTTTGTTTTCACCGGGACAGGAAACG ttTCTCTTGGGGCGCAAGAGATTTTCAAGCTTCTTCCTCATACTTTTGTTGAACCGAGCAAGCTTCCTGAACTGTTTGTAAAA GACAAAGGTGTTAGTCAAAATGGAAAATCAACAAAGCGAGTCCATCATGTATATGGTTGTATCATTACAAGCCAAGACATTGTTGAACACCAAGATCCATCAAAGCCGTTTGACAAA GCTGATTATTATGTACATCCGGAACACTACAATCCAGTCTTCCATGAAAAGATCGCCCCTTATACATCAGTTCTTG TGAACTGTATGTACTGGGAGAAGAGGTTTCCTCGTCTTCTGAGCACTAAACAGCTTCAAGATTTAACAGCAAAGGGATGTCCACTAGTGGGAATATGTGATATAACTTGTGATATAGGTGGCTCCATTGAGTTTGTTAACCGAGCTACTTTAATAGACTCTCCTTTCTTTAG GTTTAATCCCACGAACAATtcatactatcaagacatggatgGTGATGGTTTACTATGCATGGCCGTCGACATTCTACCAACAGAATTTGCAAAAGAG GCATCccagcattttggagatattctTTCAGAGTTTGTTGGTAGTTTGGCGTCCATGACTGAAGTTTCTGATCTACCGGCACATCTGAAGAGGGCTTGCATAAGCTATAGAGGAGAGTTGACATCTTTGTATGAGTATATTCCACGTATGAGGAAGTCTGATCCAGA CAGAGAGGCACAAGATAACATCTCCAACGGAGCTTCCAACCAGAGAACATACAACATATTG GTATCTCTAAGTGGACACCTGTTTGATAAGTTTCTGATAAACGAAGCTCTCGATATGATCGAAGCAGCTGGTGGATCATTTCATTTGGCCAAATGTGAACTAGGCCAGAGCGCAGATGCTGAGTCATACTCAGAACTTGAA GTTGGTGCGGATGATAGGAAAGTATTGGATCAAATAATTGATTCATTAACTCGATTAGCTAATccagatgatgaagaagattaTATAATATCTCCAcgtaaagaaacaaataaaatttcacTGAAGATTGGTAAAGTCCAGCAAGAAAACGAAGAGAAGCCTGAAGAAATGACAAAGAGATCAGCGGTTTTGATTCTTGGCGCTGGACGTGTGTGTCGTCCAGCTGCTGAGTTCCTAGCTTCAGTTAGAAACATTTCGTCACAGCAATGGTACAAAACTTATTTAGGAGGAGAACAAAGAGATGTTCATGTGATTGTTGCATCTCTTTATCTTAAGGATGCCAAAGAG ACGGTTGAAGGTATGCCAGAAGTGGAAGCAGTTCAGTTAGATGTGTCAGATAATGAAAGCCTCCTTAAGTATGTCTCTCAG GTTGATGTTGTTCTAAGTTTATTACCGGCAAGTTGTCATGCTTCTGTAGCAAAGACATGCATTGAG CTGAAGAAGCATCTTATCACTGCTAGCTATGTTGATGATGAAACGTCCATGTTACATGAGAAAGCTAAGCATGCTGGGATTACTATTCTTGGCGAAATGGGACTGGACCCTGGAATCG ATCACATGATGGCAATGAAAATGATCAACGAGGCACATATCAGAAAAGGTAAAGTAAAGTCTTTCACCTCTTACTGTGGTGGTCTTCCCTCTCCTGCTGCAGCAAACAATCCATTAGCATATAAATTTAG CTGGAATCCTGCTGGAGCCATTAGAGCTGGCCGCAACCCTGCCAAATACAAAAGCAACGGCGACATAATACATGTTGATG GGGAGGATCTGTATGATTCAGCCACAAGATTCAGAGTACCTAACCTTCCAGCTTTTGCATTGGAGTGTCTCCCAAACCGGAACTCCTTGGTTTACGGGGAACATTATGGCATTGAGAGTGAAGCATCAACTATATTTCGTGGAACTCTCAGATACGAAG GGTTTAGTATGATCATGTCAACACTTTCGAAACTCGGTTTCTTTGACAATGAAGCAAATCAACTACTTTCCAGTGGAAAGAGTATTACATTTGGTGCTCTGTTAAGTAATGTTCTAGTGAAGGATGCAGAGGCTCTAGACggagaagaagagatcagcAAGAGGATTATCAAGCTTGGACATTCTAAGGAGAGTGCAGACAAAGCTGCCAAAACAATTGT ATTCTTGGGGTATCACGAAGAGAGGGAGATTCCTTCATTGTGTAAAAGTGTGTTTGATGCAACTTGCTACCTAATGGAAGAGAAGCTAGCCTATTCCGGAAATGAGCAG GATATGGTGCTTCTGCATCACGAAGTAGAAGTGGAGTTCCCTGAAAGCAAACGCACGGAGAAGCACAGTGCAACTCTCTTGGAGTTTGGGGAGATCAAGAACGGGCAAATGACGACTGCTATGGCCAAGACCGTTGGGATCCCTGCAGCTATTGGAGCTCtg TTGTTAATTGAAGACAAGATCAAGACAAGAGGAGTCTTAAGACCTCTCGAACCTGAGGTTTATTTGCCAG CTTTGGATATATTGCAAGCTTATGGTATAAAACTGATGGAGAAGACAGaatga
- the LOC103849998 gene encoding uncharacterized protein LOC103849998: protein MDKKDNGAKSGNVAQSGCTGSVTGNMVAPGTGGAVQTPRDAFEANTKAYFDNLHNKDKATK, encoded by the coding sequence ATGGACAAGAAAGATAATGGTGCTAAATCTGGTAATGTAGCACAATCCGGTTGCACTGGATCTGTTACGGGGAATATGGTGGCGCCAGGGACTGGAGGTGCAGTTCAGACACCTCGGGATGCTTTTGAAGCTAACACCAAGGCTTATTTTGACAACCTTCATAACAAGGACAAGGCTACTAAGTGA